From Jeotgalibaca dankookensis, one genomic window encodes:
- a CDS encoding F0F1 ATP synthase subunit epsilon has protein sequence MAELHVSVITPDGTVFEHRAKAVDARTPDGGITILANHTPIIVPLAISELVVTRLTEGYDKNYIAVGGGIMEVRDNQVNIIANTAERSRDIDLDRAEVAKREAEDALAEIRETQNTKEFQRARASLAKAINRIGVYNKKY, from the coding sequence ATGGCTGAACTACACGTATCAGTTATCACACCGGATGGAACTGTTTTTGAACATCGCGCGAAAGCAGTTGATGCTCGAACACCTGATGGCGGTATTACCATTTTAGCCAACCACACACCAATCATTGTTCCGCTAGCAATTAGTGAGCTGGTAGTGACGCGTTTGACAGAGGGATATGATAAAAATTATATTGCTGTCGGTGGTGGTATTATGGAAGTGCGTGATAATCAAGTGAACATTATTGCGAATACCGCTGAACGATCACGGGATATTGATTTAGACCGAGCAGAAGTAGCTAAACGCGAGGCTGAAGACGCCTTAGCTGAAATACGTGAAACACAAAATACTAAAGAATTCCAACGTGCCCGTGCGTCGCTTGCAAAAGCGATTAACCGTATTGGAGTCTATAATAAAAAGTATTAA
- a CDS encoding sugar-binding transcriptional regulator — protein MKDTISVLQNIIPDMLAVLNSRYRILEVISLHQPIGRRALSEVMNLSERTLRTETSFLRSQGLLFSSKSGMSLTSKGKQVFNQMEGILERLMKMDLKEETLAKKLNIQFCRIVPGDSDLSLSVLNELGIQAARMFNELLPEGEFVVAVTGGSSLAAMAENMTFELSDNRHFTFVPARGGLGDLMSIQANSISDLMAQKTGGANTALFVPDNLSEAVLNLLKDEPTIRHTLDMMKQANCLLYSVGNAKIMMERRKLADDLKNELIAKQAVGEAFGCYFDKQGKIVHRLSRFGLQIEDVARIPYAIAIAGGSSKSNAIKAFSHIAPDHTWLVTDEGAANLILKG, from the coding sequence ATGAAAGATACCATTTCTGTTCTACAAAATATTATTCCAGACATGCTAGCTGTTTTAAATAGCCGCTATCGTATTTTGGAAGTTATCTCTTTACACCAACCAATTGGTAGACGTGCGCTGTCGGAAGTAATGAACCTTTCAGAACGAACGCTTCGAACTGAAACAAGCTTCTTGAGAAGTCAGGGTTTGTTATTCAGCTCTAAATCCGGCATGTCGTTGACATCAAAAGGCAAACAAGTCTTTAATCAAATGGAAGGTATTCTAGAAAGATTAATGAAGATGGATTTAAAAGAAGAGACGCTTGCTAAGAAGTTAAATATCCAATTCTGTCGTATTGTACCGGGTGATAGCGATTTATCTTTATCCGTTTTAAACGAATTAGGAATCCAAGCGGCTCGGATGTTTAATGAACTCTTGCCGGAAGGTGAGTTTGTTGTCGCAGTAACGGGAGGAAGTTCTTTAGCCGCAATGGCTGAGAATATGACCTTTGAACTTTCTGATAACAGGCACTTTACCTTTGTTCCAGCTAGGGGAGGGTTAGGAGACTTAATGTCTATCCAAGCTAACTCCATTAGTGATTTGATGGCTCAGAAAACGGGCGGCGCTAATACCGCTTTGTTTGTACCCGATAATTTGAGTGAAGCAGTTCTTAATCTTCTTAAAGACGAACCGACTATTCGTCATACTTTAGATATGATGAAGCAAGCGAATTGTTTGTTATATAGTGTCGGAAATGCTAAGATTATGATGGAACGAAGAAAACTGGCAGATGATTTAAAGAATGAATTGATTGCCAAGCAAGCAGTTGGTGAAGCGTTCGGATGCTATTTTGATAAACAAGGTAAAATTGTCCATCGATTATCACGATTTGGCTTGCAAATTGAAGACGTTGCTCGAATCCCTTATGCCATAGCTATCGCAGGGGGAAGTTCAAAAAGTAACGCAATTAAAGCTTTTTCACACATTGCACCTGATCATACATGGTTAGTGACAGATGAAGGTGCAGCTAACTTGATTTTAAAAGGGTAA
- the tpiA gene encoding triose-phosphate isomerase, with the protein MRKPIIAGNWKMNKTAEEAHAFIEAVKNKIPSNDNVDSVVGAPTLFLEKMVEDTKGTELKVAAQNSYFEDSGAFTGEVSPYALGELGVDYVILGHSERREYFHETDEDVNKKVHAVFRNGMTPIVCCGETLEQREAGETAEWIKGQITNALKDLTEGQVSNLVIAYEPIWAIGTGKSSSAEEADETCGVVRETVADLYNRAVSDAVRIQYGGSVKPENIAEYMAKDNIDGALVGGASLEPESFLKLLEAVK; encoded by the coding sequence ATGCGTAAACCAATTATTGCAGGTAACTGGAAAATGAATAAAACAGCTGAAGAAGCACATGCTTTTATTGAAGCTGTAAAAAATAAGATTCCAAGTAATGACAATGTGGATTCTGTAGTGGGAGCTCCAACTTTATTTTTAGAAAAAATGGTTGAAGATACAAAAGGTACTGAATTAAAAGTAGCTGCTCAAAATAGTTATTTTGAAGATTCTGGTGCGTTTACAGGTGAAGTAAGTCCATATGCTTTAGGAGAATTAGGCGTTGATTACGTGATTCTCGGACACTCTGAAAGAAGAGAATACTTTCATGAAACAGACGAAGATGTCAATAAGAAAGTTCATGCTGTTTTCCGTAATGGAATGACACCAATCGTATGTTGTGGTGAAACACTCGAACAACGTGAAGCTGGTGAAACTGCTGAATGGATTAAAGGACAAATTACAAATGCTTTGAAAGATTTAACAGAAGGACAAGTATCTAATCTAGTTATTGCATACGAGCCAATTTGGGCAATCGGAACAGGGAAATCATCTTCAGCAGAAGAAGCCGATGAGACCTGTGGTGTCGTTCGCGAAACAGTAGCGGATCTTTACAACCGTGCGGTTTCTGATGCGGTACGTATCCAATATGGCGGTAGTGTAAAACCTGAAAATATTGCAGAATATATGGCCAAAGACAACATTGACGGCGCATTAGTAGGTGGCGCAAGTCTAGAACCAGAATCTTTCTTGAAATTATTGGAGGCAGTAAAATAA
- the gap gene encoding type I glyceraldehyde-3-phosphate dehydrogenase, producing the protein MTVKVAINGFGRIGRLALRRILESNTGMEVVAINDLTSNEDLAYLLKYDTAQGRFPYSISVEGDDLVVDGKTIKSYEEKDASKLPWGDLGIDIVLECTGFYVSEEKSQAHLDAGAKRVLISAPASGDLKTIVYGVNHEEISAEDKIVSAASCTTNCLAPLANTLNNKFGIESALMSTIHAYTATQALQDSPGGRKNRAGAANAIPASTGAAKAVGKVIPELNGKIDGTAVRIPVITGSMVELYTVLSKETSVEEINAAMKEASSDAFLYETDEIVSSDVIGVPAGSIFDATQTKIIEGENGQLVKTVAWYDNEYGFVANMVSTLAYMAAK; encoded by the coding sequence ATGACAGTAAAAGTAGCGATTAATGGTTTCGGACGTATTGGACGTTTAGCACTTCGTCGTATTCTAGAATCAAATACAGGTATGGAAGTTGTAGCAATTAACGACTTAACAAGTAACGAAGACTTAGCTTATCTACTAAAATATGATACAGCACAAGGACGTTTCCCATACTCTATATCAGTTGAAGGTGACGACCTAGTTGTAGATGGTAAAACAATCAAATCTTACGAAGAAAAAGATGCGAGCAAATTACCATGGGGAGACCTTGGAATTGATATTGTCCTAGAATGTACAGGATTCTACGTTAGTGAAGAAAAATCACAAGCGCACCTTGATGCAGGCGCAAAACGCGTTCTTATCTCTGCACCAGCTTCAGGCGATCTAAAAACAATCGTTTATGGTGTTAACCATGAAGAAATTTCAGCAGAAGATAAAATTGTTTCTGCAGCATCATGTACAACAAACTGTTTAGCACCTCTTGCTAACACATTAAACAACAAATTTGGAATTGAAAGTGCACTGATGTCTACAATTCATGCATACACTGCAACTCAAGCTCTACAAGACTCTCCAGGCGGACGTAAAAACCGTGCTGGTGCAGCAAATGCTATTCCAGCATCAACTGGTGCAGCTAAAGCAGTAGGCAAAGTAATTCCAGAATTGAACGGTAAAATTGATGGAACTGCTGTACGTATTCCAGTTATTACTGGTTCAATGGTTGAACTTTATACAGTACTTTCAAAAGAAACTTCTGTTGAAGAAATCAATGCAGCAATGAAAGAAGCTTCATCTGATGCATTCCTATATGAAACAGATGAAATTGTATCTTCTGACGTTATTGGTGTTCCAGCTGGTTCTATCTTCGATGCAACACAAACAAAAATCATCGAAGGTGAAAATGGCCAATTGGTTAAAACTGTAGCATGGTATGACAACGAGTATGGTTTCGTTGCAAACATGGTAAGTACACTAGCTTATATGGCTGCAAAATAA
- the gpmI gene encoding 2,3-bisphosphoglycerate-independent phosphoglycerate mutase, whose amino-acid sequence MKKKPVAIIILDGFGCRSEVMGNAVAQAKKPNFDRYWNSYPHATLAASGLAVGLPEGQMGNSEVGHTNIGAGRVVYQSLTRIDKAIEDGEYLTNEALVGAYNHAAGNDSALHLFGLVSDGGVHSQLQHVFALIESASKKGVKKLYLHAFLDGRDVDPHAAPGYIEAVENKMAEVGLGEIASVSGRYYAMDRDNRWERVELAYNAIVHGQGKMFNTAQEVIADSYANGITDEFVLPSVIVKDGQPVGTIKDNDAVIFFNFRPDRAIQMSNAFTNLQFSEFDRGATPNNVKFVTMTLYQESVVADVAFPPIPLKNVVAEVLSKEGKTQLHIAETEKYPHVTFFMNGGKHEPFEGEDRILIPSPKVATYDLKPEMSAYEVGDALNAAIDEDKYDAIILNFANPDMVGHSGMLEPTIKAIEAVDENLGKVVDNILAHDGYAIIFADHGNADTMITPEGKPHTAHTTVPVPVIVTKKGVTLRKDGKLADIAPTMLELLDIEKPEDMTGSSLIVK is encoded by the coding sequence ATGAAGAAGAAACCCGTAGCAATTATTATTCTTGATGGCTTCGGTTGTCGCAGTGAAGTGATGGGAAATGCGGTTGCACAAGCAAAAAAACCTAATTTTGACCGCTATTGGAATTCATATCCTCATGCAACACTTGCTGCTTCAGGTTTAGCTGTTGGTCTTCCAGAAGGTCAAATGGGTAATTCAGAAGTTGGACACACCAATATTGGTGCAGGACGCGTGGTTTACCAAAGTTTGACACGTATTGATAAAGCGATTGAAGATGGTGAATACTTAACTAACGAAGCATTAGTCGGAGCCTATAACCATGCCGCTGGTAACGACTCTGCCTTACATCTATTTGGACTTGTTTCAGATGGTGGTGTGCATAGTCAGTTGCAACACGTTTTTGCTTTAATTGAAAGTGCTAGTAAAAAAGGTGTTAAAAAACTTTATTTACATGCTTTCTTAGATGGCCGTGACGTGGATCCTCACGCCGCACCTGGCTACATCGAAGCAGTTGAAAACAAAATGGCAGAAGTCGGTTTAGGAGAAATTGCATCGGTTTCAGGTCGTTATTATGCAATGGACCGTGACAATCGCTGGGAGCGTGTTGAATTGGCTTATAATGCCATTGTTCATGGTCAAGGGAAAATGTTTAATACGGCTCAAGAAGTTATTGCAGATAGCTATGCCAATGGCATTACCGATGAGTTTGTTTTACCAAGTGTCATTGTAAAGGATGGTCAACCTGTTGGAACTATTAAAGATAATGACGCTGTCATCTTCTTTAACTTCCGTCCGGACCGTGCGATTCAAATGTCAAACGCCTTTACAAACTTACAATTTTCAGAATTTGATCGTGGTGCAACTCCGAATAATGTTAAATTTGTGACCATGACCCTTTATCAAGAGTCTGTTGTTGCAGATGTCGCTTTCCCGCCTATTCCATTGAAAAATGTTGTAGCTGAAGTTCTAAGTAAGGAAGGAAAAACACAATTGCATATCGCGGAAACCGAAAAATATCCGCATGTTACCTTCTTTATGAATGGTGGTAAACATGAGCCGTTTGAAGGTGAAGACCGAATTTTAATTCCTTCACCAAAAGTAGCTACTTATGATTTAAAACCTGAAATGAGTGCCTATGAAGTAGGTGACGCACTGAATGCAGCAATTGATGAAGATAAGTACGATGCCATTATCTTAAACTTTGCTAATCCGGATATGGTGGGTCACTCAGGAATGTTAGAACCAACCATTAAGGCGATTGAGGCAGTGGATGAAAACTTAGGAAAAGTCGTTGATAATATCTTAGCACATGATGGTTATGCAATTATTTTTGCTGATCATGGGAATGCAGATACAATGATCACGCCTGAAGGAAAACCACACACAGCTCACACAACAGTACCCGTTCCGGTTATTGTGACGAAAAAGGGTGTCACACTTCGCAAAGATGGGAAGTTAGCTGACATTGCACCTACGATGCTTGAACTGCTAGATATTGAAAAACCAGAAGATATGACAGGTTCGTCTTTAATCGTTAAATAA
- the murA gene encoding UDP-N-acetylglucosamine 1-carboxyvinyltransferase, with product MEKMIVRGGNRLVGTVKAEGAKNAVLPIVAATILASKGRTVLKNVPVLSDVYTIKNVLNNINIDVEFDEASNVFVADATGDVSWETPFEYVSKMRASIVVMGPLLARLGKAKVALPGGCAIGTRPIDLHLKGFEAMGATIKIENGFVEAYADKLKGARIYLDFPSVGATQNLMMGAVQAEGTTILENVAREPEIVDLARFLNDMGAKVYGAGTETIRIEGVEEMVGTTHSIIPDRIETGTFMVAAAVTNGNILIEDAISEHNKPLISKLKEMGVRIEEEANGLRIIGPEQLKATDVKTMPHPGFPTDMQAQMTIAQLVSQGTSTMTETVFENRFMHLEEMRRMNANFKIDGQTVLLYGNSELQGAEVAATDLRAAAALIIAGLVSEGYTRVTALEHLDRGYYEFDKKLRNLGADVERINEDSEKALSAKELDALFV from the coding sequence ATGGAAAAAATGATTGTTAGAGGTGGCAACCGACTCGTAGGAACAGTAAAAGCAGAAGGTGCCAAAAATGCTGTATTGCCTATCGTTGCTGCAACAATCCTAGCATCTAAAGGTAGAACGGTTCTTAAAAATGTACCGGTATTATCAGATGTTTATACTATTAAAAACGTACTAAATAATATTAATATTGATGTAGAGTTTGATGAAGCAAGTAATGTCTTTGTAGCAGATGCAACTGGAGATGTTAGCTGGGAAACCCCATTCGAGTATGTTAGTAAAATGCGTGCCTCGATTGTAGTTATGGGTCCTTTACTAGCTCGGTTAGGTAAAGCAAAAGTAGCTTTACCTGGAGGATGTGCGATTGGAACACGTCCAATAGACCTTCACCTAAAAGGTTTTGAAGCAATGGGAGCAACCATAAAAATTGAAAATGGCTTTGTTGAAGCATATGCTGATAAACTAAAGGGTGCACGCATTTACCTCGACTTCCCAAGCGTTGGCGCAACACAAAACTTGATGATGGGTGCGGTGCAAGCCGAAGGAACAACCATTTTAGAAAACGTTGCACGTGAACCAGAAATTGTGGACTTAGCAAGATTCCTAAATGATATGGGTGCTAAAGTTTATGGTGCCGGTACAGAAACGATTCGTATCGAAGGCGTAGAAGAAATGGTAGGAACAACGCATTCAATCATTCCTGATCGGATTGAAACGGGAACATTTATGGTTGCAGCTGCTGTAACCAATGGTAATATATTAATTGAAGATGCTATTTCTGAACACAACAAACCACTTATTTCTAAACTAAAAGAGATGGGCGTTCGTATCGAAGAAGAAGCAAATGGTTTGCGGATTATCGGTCCAGAACAACTAAAAGCCACAGACGTTAAAACGATGCCACATCCAGGTTTCCCTACTGATATGCAAGCACAAATGACAATTGCACAACTTGTTTCTCAAGGAACTAGCACCATGACTGAAACAGTTTTTGAAAATCGGTTTATGCATTTAGAAGAAATGCGTCGTATGAATGCCAACTTTAAAATCGATGGTCAAACAGTTTTACTCTATGGAAACTCTGAACTTCAAGGAGCAGAAGTAGCAGCAACAGATTTACGTGCCGCTGCAGCTTTAATTATTGCAGGTCTTGTCTCAGAAGGCTATACCCGTGTAACTGCTTTAGAACATTTGGATCGTGGTTATTATGAGTTTGATAAAAAGCTTCGTAATTTAGGAGCCGACGTTGAGCGTATCAACGAAGATTCCGAGAAAGCTCTCTCTGCTAAAGAGTTAGATGCTTTATTCGTATAA
- the clpP gene encoding ATP-dependent Clp endopeptidase proteolytic subunit ClpP, with the protein MNLIPTVIEQSSRGERAYDIYSRLLKDRIIMLSGPIDDNVANSVIAQLLFLDAQDPEKDIYIYINSPGGSVSAGLAIYDTMNFVKADVQTIAMGMAASMGSFLLTAGTKGKRFALPNAEIMIHQPLGGAQGQATEIEIAARHILATRERLNKILAERTGQPLEVIERDTDRDNYMTAQQAKEYGIVDKVMESSKNLH; encoded by the coding sequence ATGAATCTAATACCTACAGTAATTGAACAATCATCTCGTGGCGAACGTGCTTATGATATTTATTCACGTTTATTAAAAGACCGTATTATTATGCTGAGTGGTCCTATTGACGATAATGTGGCAAACTCAGTTATTGCACAACTCTTATTTCTAGATGCACAAGATCCAGAAAAAGATATTTATATTTATATCAATTCTCCAGGCGGATCTGTTTCTGCAGGACTAGCAATCTACGACACCATGAACTTTGTTAAAGCTGATGTCCAAACAATTGCAATGGGGATGGCAGCGTCAATGGGTAGCTTCTTGCTTACAGCAGGAACTAAAGGCAAACGCTTTGCATTACCAAACGCTGAAATTATGATTCACCAACCGTTAGGTGGAGCACAAGGACAAGCGACTGAAATTGAAATTGCTGCTCGTCATATTTTAGCCACACGTGAACGTCTCAATAAAATTTTAGCTGAACGAACAGGTCAACCGCTAGAAGTTATTGAAAGAGACACAGATCGTGATAACTATATGACTGCGCAACAAGCCAAAGAATACGGTATTGTTGATAAAGTGATGGAAAGTTCTAAAAATTTACATTAA
- a CDS encoding DNA-directed RNA polymerase subunit beta gives MKFNSKPIFRALFWIALFIVLAVVLFAVGLMIGYGVVGGQSTFDIFKPETWHHITDYISQ, from the coding sequence ATGAAATTCAACTCGAAACCTATATTTAGAGCACTCTTTTGGATTGCATTATTTATAGTACTAGCAGTCGTTCTGTTTGCTGTCGGCTTAATGATTGGTTATGGTGTGGTAGGTGGACAGAGTACGTTTGACATTTTCAAGCCTGAAACGTGGCACCATATTACCGATTACATCAGTCAGTAG
- a CDS encoding DUF1146 family protein: MNILLSLGILEIISHMVFIFLSFWALRATRIEMWIRKNKIPQARLLYFFTAIALGYNVSSFFLEFTSLSRSLAFLFAN, translated from the coding sequence ATGAACATACTACTTTCACTCGGTATACTAGAAATTATCTCCCACATGGTATTTATTTTTTTGTCTTTTTGGGCATTGCGAGCAACGCGAATTGAGATGTGGATAAGGAAAAATAAAATTCCACAAGCAAGATTGCTTTATTTTTTCACAGCAATTGCTTTAGGATACAATGTAAGTTCATTTTTTTTAGAATTTACGTCACTATCCCGAAGTTTAGCGTTCCTATTCGCCAATTAA
- a CDS encoding IS30 family transposase: MTYTHLTMDELVMIEAYYHQNIAVTKISAQLKRSRMTIYNVINFLKKGHTALDYYRQYKKNKARCGRHKIILPEEQQVYINKKIAQGWTPDVIIGRQEMPIACSMRTLYRRFKEKIFDETTLPMKGKRKPNGHQERRGKQAFKRNIVEREKDYPVFKEEFGHIEGDTIVGVHHKSAVITLVERLSKVIITLKPHGRKANDIENTLNQWFESIPRHLFKSITFDCGKEFSNWKNLSNQHDIAIYFADPGTPSQRALNENSNGLLRKDGLPKEMDFNQVDQTFVSSVANKRNNIPRKSLAYQTPLEVFLSYINESTLSSLN, from the coding sequence ATGACCTACACCCATCTTACCATGGATGAACTAGTGATGATAGAGGCTTACTACCACCAAAATATCGCTGTAACAAAAATATCGGCTCAGTTAAAACGTTCTAGAATGACCATCTACAACGTCATCAACTTCCTGAAGAAAGGCCATACGGCCTTGGATTATTACCGACAATATAAGAAAAACAAGGCGCGTTGTGGACGGCACAAGATAATCCTGCCCGAGGAACAACAAGTGTACATCAATAAAAAAATTGCACAGGGATGGACGCCAGATGTCATCATTGGTCGCCAAGAAATGCCAATCGCATGTTCCATGCGGACGCTCTATCGTCGCTTCAAAGAAAAGATATTCGATGAAACAACTTTACCCATGAAGGGAAAGCGGAAACCAAACGGCCATCAAGAACGTCGGGGAAAACAGGCTTTCAAGAGGAATATCGTTGAAAGGGAAAAGGATTATCCGGTATTCAAGGAAGAATTTGGTCATATCGAAGGTGATACTATTGTTGGTGTCCATCACAAAAGTGCCGTCATCACCTTGGTAGAACGACTTTCCAAAGTCATTATCACCTTGAAGCCCCATGGGCGAAAGGCAAACGATATCGAGAATACACTGAATCAGTGGTTTGAATCGATTCCTAGACATCTATTTAAGTCCATCACCTTTGATTGTGGAAAAGAATTCTCCAATTGGAAAAACCTAAGCAACCAACATGATATCGCCATCTATTTTGCCGATCCTGGAACGCCATCACAGCGCGCATTAAATGAAAACTCCAACGGATTGCTGCGAAAAGATGGGTTGCCAAAAGAAATGGACTTCAATCAAGTGGACCAAACATTTGTCTCATCGGTTGCGAACAAGCGAAATAATATCCCACGAAAATCCTTGGCATACCAGACGCCGCTGGAAGTATTTTTGAGTTACATAAATGAATCTACTTTGTCTAGCTTAAATTGA
- a CDS encoding phosphoglycerate kinase: MTKKVVTDLDVSGKKVLLRADFNVPMKDGAITNDNRIVQALPTIEYLIENNAKVILFSHLGKVKTEADKASLSLRPVATRLGELLNKEVKFVAETRGEELESAIDSMEKGDVLVFENTRFEDIDGKKESKNDPELGKYWASLGDLFVNDAFGTAHREHASNVGISSNLETAAGFLMDKEIKFIGGAVDEPARPFVAILGGAKVSDKIGVIENLLEKADKIIIGGGMAYTFLKAQGKEIGHSLLEEDKIDLAKDLMARAGDKLILPVDATIASSFSNEGLEGVVSIDDIPADMEALDIGPKTVELFAKELEGAKTVVWNGPMGVFELENFAKGTIGVCEAIAKLDDAITVIGGGDSAAAAMQLGYADDFTHISTGGGASLEYLEGKTLPGVASISDK; encoded by the coding sequence ATGACAAAGAAAGTAGTTACAGACTTAGATGTTTCAGGAAAAAAAGTACTCCTTCGTGCGGATTTTAATGTACCAATGAAAGACGGAGCGATCACGAATGATAACCGTATCGTTCAAGCCTTACCAACTATCGAATATTTAATTGAGAATAATGCCAAAGTTATTCTGTTTTCACACTTAGGTAAAGTTAAAACAGAAGCAGACAAGGCTTCTTTGAGCCTTCGTCCTGTTGCAACACGTTTGGGTGAACTATTAAATAAAGAAGTGAAGTTTGTAGCCGAAACACGCGGTGAAGAACTTGAATCTGCTATCGATTCTATGGAAAAAGGCGATGTATTAGTATTTGAAAATACGCGTTTTGAAGATATTGATGGCAAAAAAGAAAGTAAAAATGATCCAGAACTCGGTAAGTATTGGGCTAGTCTCGGTGATTTGTTTGTGAATGATGCATTTGGTACAGCTCACCGTGAGCATGCTTCTAACGTAGGAATTTCATCAAACTTAGAAACAGCAGCAGGCTTCTTGATGGACAAAGAGATCAAATTCATCGGTGGAGCAGTTGACGAACCAGCGCGTCCATTTGTAGCAATCTTAGGTGGCGCAAAGGTAAGTGACAAAATTGGTGTTATCGAGAATCTACTTGAAAAAGCAGATAAAATCATTATCGGTGGCGGAATGGCTTATACATTCTTGAAAGCCCAAGGAAAAGAAATTGGTCATTCACTTCTCGAAGAAGACAAAATTGATCTTGCTAAAGACTTAATGGCGCGTGCTGGCGATAAGTTGATCTTACCAGTAGATGCAACCATTGCGTCATCATTCAGTAATGAAGGATTAGAAGGCGTTGTGTCTATAGATGATATTCCAGCTGATATGGAAGCGTTAGATATTGGACCAAAAACAGTTGAACTTTTTGCTAAAGAGCTAGAAGGTGCAAAAACAGTTGTCTGGAACGGACCAATGGGCGTTTTTGAACTTGAAAACTTTGCTAAAGGAACAATTGGTGTTTGCGAAGCAATCGCGAAACTTGACGATGCAATCACAGTTATCGGTGGTGGCGATTCAGCAGCAGCAGCAATGCAACTAGGCTATGCAGATGACTTTACTCATATTTCTACCGGTGGTGGTGCATCTCTAGAGTATCTAGAAGGTAAAACCTTACCAGGTGTAGCTTCAATTTCTGATAAATAA